The stretch of DNA GGGCTGCGCTGAGCAGACGGTCAGTACCCGACTGCTCAGCGTCGACACTTAGCTGTTCACCCGACGACGGGCCAACAGCAGGCTGGTGGCACCGATGCCGAGCAGGAGCGTGGCAACGCCACCGATGACTCCGGCTTCTGCACCGGTCTCTGCCAGCTGCGGCGCCGGGGCCGCGCCAGGCGCGGCAGGCACGACGGGCTCGTTCACGGCCGGAGGATCGGCGACCGGCGGGACATCAACCGCACTGGTGCAGGTGTCATTCACCACGAACGAGGCATCCGTCAGCGTCCACGCAGAGACGGCGGGATATCCGAAGGCGACGTAGCCGCGGGCGGTTTCGGCCGCCACCGGCGCCGGGTACTCCATCGTGATGCTGCCGACCAGCGGCATGACCTCCGGGTACGGTGAGGTGAGTCCGTGGAAGACCAAACCGGGGTAATCCTCGGGGAATTCGAGCCATCCGATTCCGTCGGTCGAGGCACTCGCGTCACTCAGCGGCGCCGCATCCGCATCAGCGCCGGAGAAGAGCGCGCTGTAGGTCGCCACTCCGTCATAGGCCCAGGAGTTAACCGCTCTGAGGTCGTACGAATAGCTGAAGCTTGAGACCGTGCGCGTGCAATTCGTTGGTGCAGCCGGGAGCGAGAACAGGTTGTCGACGTAGCTGTTGTCGTAGGGGTCGACATCCGTATCCTGCCAATCCCCGTCCGACACCACGTACGGAAATGTGATCGCCCCAGCGGGCGCGATGGAACCCGCATATGTGTTCGTTTCGCCCAACCCGCCGGCAAACGGGTTGAGGTCCGGGTTCACCGCGGCAACGGATGCCGCGGTAACGCTGTGCGTGGTGGTCGTGGTGGTGGTGTCCGTTGGCGCAGCGGACGCCGGACCGCCCGAGACCAGTGTCAATGCAGCAGCCGCCGCGACGCCGGTCAGAACAATGTTGCGCATATCAATAACTCCCAGTGTTGATCGTTTCGTCCCAGGCCGGGCGAAAAGTGTGAGCCGTGCGCGGCGGCCGGGAGATCCCGGGTTCGCCGACGCGGCAATGAGTGTGGTGCCCTGACAAGTTGGTCGCGCGACGGCGGGCCAGCGGCATCCGGGCAGCCCCGCGCCCTCCGCGAAGACCGCCAGATGCGCGATAAGTCCCCCCAGTAATGGTGTGCACTAAACCGAGATTACGGAGCCATCAACCCGCGGGGTAGGGACCTAGCTCCCCAAGGCGGCGAATGTGACCCTCGGACGTTAAAGAACGCGAGAGTGCAGTTGTTGGGTCCTCAATGTGATTGAGGCACCAACAACTGCACTCTCGCGAGCTGTCGACGAGGGGCAACGGTGCGATGGCACCGGTGCGGTGGGGTCAGCGGATGCTTACTTCCAGCCGCCGGGAGGGCCCACGATCAGGAACACCGACATGATGACGATGATGCCGACGACGAAAAGGGCGATCAGAATCGCCGGGTGGTTCAGGAACCAGCGCAACAGTTTCGAGACCCAGGTGTGGTCGCGCGGGTCATCTGTCGCGGTCTTGCGCCAGACTCCCTCAAGCTGACGGTTGCGGTCGAGCCAGATGTCGAACGGAATCGTTGCGTACGGCACGATTGCCGTGAACACCGCGAAGACGATGCGCTTGACACTCCAGCGCTGGTTGACGCCGACGAGCACTGCGGTGAGTGCATACGTGATGAAGACGAAACCGTGGATTGAGCCCGCGATCAGCACGGGCAGGCCACCGGCGTTCCCGACGTATTTGAGGAGCATGCCAGTGATCAACAGGGTCCAGGTCACCGCCTCGGCGATAGCGACGGTGCGGTAGAACAGACGCGGAGACACAGGGGCATCACTCCAGAGAAAAGGGATCGGTAAGGGAACTAACCAATCTTCGCAGGCGCAGGCCGGGCTAGCATCGGTCGAAAGTTTGAACCGTCGAGTTCGAGGGGGTGGGTTGCGGGGTTTCGACAGGCTCGACCAGCGGGGGCGGGGGTTCGAGGGGGTGGGTTGCGGGGTTTCGACAGGCTCGACCAGCGGGGGCGGGGGTTCGAGGGGGTGGGGTGCGGGGTCTCGACAGGCTCGACCAGCGAGGGGCGCGGGCGCGGGCGGGGGGCGAAGGGCGCGACGTGCGCCGCGAAACCGGGTTAGGCGGTTTCGCGGGCGCGCAGGTCCTTTCGCAAAATCTTGCCCGAGCTCGATTTCGGGATCACGTCAATGAACTCGACCCGGCGCACCTTCTTGTGCGGCGAGACGTGCTCGGCCACATAGGCCATGATCTCCTCGGCGGTGACCGCGCCGCTGACCGTCACCACAAGGAATGCCTTGGGAATCTCTTGGCCGTCGTCGTCCAGAACGCCAATCACCGCGGCATCCGCCACCGCCGGGTGGGTCAAGAGCAGCGCCTCGAGTTCGGCGGGCGGAATCTGGTAGCCCTTGTACTTGATGAGTTCTTTGCTGCGGTCGACGATCTTCACCACGCCCTCCGCACTTACCGTCGCGATGTCGCCCGTGTGCAGAAAGCCCTCCGCATCGATCGCCTCGTGCGTCGCCTGCTCATTACCCAGGTAGCCGAGCATGACGTTCGGTCCGCGCACGAGCAGTTCGCCGGGCTCGCTCATGCCCTCGGCCGGCAGGTCGATCTCGGCGCCGGTCGCGGTGGAGATGAGTTTGCACTGCATATTGGGAATCGTGTAGCCGACTGAATCGGGGGAGACGTCGAGTGCGTTCTGTGGAATGAGTTGCGTGACGGGGCTCGCCTCGGTCATGCCGTAACCCTGCAGCATGCGGCATCCCAGACGCGCGGCGACGGCATCCGACAACGCGCCATCGAGCGGTGCCGCGCCCGACAGAATGGTGTGCACGCTCGAGAGGTCGAACGCGTCGACGAGCGGATGTTTCGCCAGCGCCACCGCGATGGGGGGCGCAATGAAAACATAACTGCAGGCATGGTCCTGCATGATGCGCAGAAATTCGGTCAGGTCGAACCGGGGCATCGTCACGAGCGCGGAGCGCTGCTTGAACGCGAGATTCAGCAGCACGGTCATGCCGTAGATGTGAAAGAACGGCAGAACGGCCAGCAGCCTGTCATCGGCGACGACAGTGAGAAGGCCGCGGGCTTGCTCGACGTTGGCGACGAGATTGCGGTGGCTGAGCATGACGCCCTTCGGCCGCGCGGTGGTGCCCGATGAGTAAGGGAGCACGGCGATATGCGTGGCTGGGTCGATCTCGACCACGGGCGCCGGAGCATCCTCCCCCAGCAGATCGGCGAGCGAGAGATGACCGCCGGCGCCGTCGAGCACGAACATATGTGCGTCGTCGAGGCCCACGGCCACGGCCGCCTCGTGAGCCGCAGGGTACAGCGGCGAGAGGGTGAAGAGCCAGGTCGCCCCCGAATCGGTGAGCTGATTCTCAATGTCGTCGGCGGTGTAGAGGGAGTTGATGGTCGTCACGGTGGCGCCTGTGCGCAGGATGCCGTGAAACACGCTCGTGAAGGCCGGAATATTCGGGCAGAGCAGCCCGACGACGGTGCCCGGTCCAACCCCTCGTGCAGCCAGTGCGCCGGCGACCCGATTGATCTGGTCGATCAGAGTGCGATAGGTCATGCTCGCCCCACTGGAGCCGTCGATGACGGCTACTCGATCGAGGTCGTCCTCGGCCAGCCCTGTGAAGAGGTAGTCGTAAATACTGAGAGAGGGGATGTCGACGTCAGGGAAGGGGCTGAGGAACACGAGCAATCTCCTTTGATTGAGCGGTACACACGCTGCAGTTCTGTTCTGCACAGTATGGGGCCTGTCGCCGCGATCGTGCTGAAAATCAGAACGTGACGGGTACCGCGAGGAGGGAGCCAACGGTGAACAGTGTGTGCTCGGTGTCGTCGCAGCCCTCGATCGGGTTTGGTGCCGGCACCACGGCCGGAACGGCGTCGGAATTCGGCGCGGTGACCAGCAGCGCGTCGACCGGAGCCGTGCACAAGTACACTCCGCCGGCGGTAAAACTCAGCAGGCTATACGCCGAGGCGCCGGGCGCAAGGGGCACGCTTCCGGCACCCGGCGCGGCGGCGGGGTCTGCCGCGTTTCCGAGGGGGGCGCCGGTTGACGCGGCCGCCATGACGACGGAGGGGATGCCGTCGAGGCTGCACGGTTCGTTTGACGAGTTCGTGAAGACCAGGTTCCAATAAAAGTGGCCCATTCCGCTGTCCATTCCACGTTGCTCAAGTGACAGCGACAGTTGGCGCGGATCGCAGCTGCCTCCGGGGCCGAGCGTGAAGCTCGAGGTCGGGGTCGGGACGGGGGGCGCGGCTGGCGCCGAGGTGCTCGCAGCCGGTGGCGAGGACGGGGTCGAAGCGGCAGGTGCCGGGGCCGGGTCGGCGGCGCAGGCGGAGAGTCCGAGGAGGACGGCCAGCGCGGCAACGCAGGTCGCGCGGACGAGAGGCGAGCGATGAGTGCCGGAGTGAATCATCCGGTCAGCCTCTCATAGCGATCGTTGGGCGCGCAAAGACGGGCAGGGTGCAGGTTGAACTCGAAACCGGCCGATGCTGCCTGTAGGGTTGATCGTTGCCGACACACCGCCGAGGGGGGATCATGAACAGGCTCACCAAGGCCGTCATCGCCATCGCAGGTGCCGGTGCCGTCGTGGTCGGACTCCTGCTCGGTGGCGGAGAAACGTTGGCCTCCTGGACCGCGTCGATGCGGGTTGACGCCAGCACGATCGCAGCGGGATCCCTCGCCACGACCGCGAACGCCACCTCATCGCTCACCACGACCTTCACCGGCAGCGCGCTGTCTACGACGGGGAGCCTCACCCTCGCCAACACCGGTACGGTGGCGGGCGACTATCGCACGGCGCTGACACTCGGCAGCGGCTCGTCTGCCGCGCTCGCTCGAAACATTGCGCTCATCGCCTGGCCGGTGGCGAACGAGGCAGCGTGCACCGCCGCGGCCACCCCGACGTCGGCCGTCTCCGGCACGCTGGCCGTGATGCCGGCCGTGACCGGAACGCTGCCAGCACAGGCATCCGCGGTGCTGTGTCTGCGCACGACTCTCACCTCGGCGAGCGCCGTCAGCAGCGGAAGCTCGGTTTCGGTCACGCTGACGGCCACCACAACGAGCGGGGGCTGGACGAGCACGACGAGCAGTTCCTTCGTGCAGACCTTCACCGACGCTGTCGTGCCCGTTGACACGGGCACGTGGTACCAGCTCGTGAACACGAAGAGCAAGGCCTGTGTCAGCGCGACCCCGTCGAATCCCGCCAACGGCTCAGACATCTTCCAAGTCCCCTCGTGCGGTCAACTCGGCACGGCCAACGAATCGTGGCTCTTCACTACGACTGCGAACGGATACACCACCGTTTCGAACGGCCTCGCCGCGTCGTCGCTGGTCTGGGGCGTTGCAGCCCCGGCGACGAGCGTCGCCGCCCGCGTTCAGCTGCAGACCGCTGCCGCCGGATCGCCCGCGCAACAGTGGAAGCCCGTCAAGTTGGCGAACGGGCTCTACCAGTTCGTCAACCTCGGAAGCGGGCTGTGCCTGTCCACCGACGGTTCATCGTCCTATGGATCGGCGCTGCAACAGCAGCCGTGCGCCAGCACCAACCCGGCCCAGACGTTCTCACTGAACTCGACCGGCTTGATCATGGCGCAGGCGGCCACCCCGCCGAGCGGTGCAGTGCAGCTGGCCTGCACCTCCGACGGCTGGAATGCGTCCCTCGCCTTCCCGAAGCCGGTCGGCCAGAGCAACGCGACGACATATCAGGTGACGGCGAACGGTGTCGCCATCAGCACAAACGCGAGCGACTGGTACACGACGGTTCAGCTCGGTCGTGACAACATGCCCGTCGCTAGCTTCTCGCCCGGCCGATACACGATTGTCGTGACTCGTGTTCAGTCGAATGGAACCACAACCCTCGTCGGCTCGGGCACCGTGGCCGTCGGGCTGCCAAGCAACCGCACGACCACCTGCGGCTGAGCACAAACGAGTGCGGCCAGATCGCTGGTCCGGACGAGCCAAACCGGCGATCTGGCCGCACTCGAATGGTGGGCCGGGTGGTGCTACGCGCCGATGAGCGTGCGCTGAATCACCGAGGTGAAGAACGCCAGGCCGTCAACGCCTGAGCGCATGGCCTCTGCGGTGTCAGGGCCAAAGCCCGGCTCCACCGCGTGCTCGGGGTGTGGCATCAGACCGACGACGTTGCCGCGCGCGTTCGCGACGCCGGCGATGTCGTTGAGCGAACCGTTGGGGTTGACGTCGAGGTAGCGGAAGACGACCTGGCCTTCGCCTTCGAGGCGGGCGAGGGTCTCGGCGGAGGCGATGAAACCACCCTCACCGTTCTTCAACGGGATGGTGATCTCGGCTCCGGCTTCGAAGTCGCTCGTCCACGCCGTCGTGTTGTTCTCGACGCGCAGCTTCTGGTCGCGGCAGATGAAAGCGCCGTGGTCGTTACGGATCAGGCCGCCCTCGACCAGGTGTGCCTCGGCCAGCATCTGGAAGCCGTTGCAGATTCCCAGCACGGGCATACCCTTGTTCGCCGCGTCGATGACCTCGGTCATGATCGGCGACAGGCTTGCGATGGCGCCGCAGCGCAGGTAATCGCCGTAGCTGAATCCACCGGGAAGCACGAGCGCATCAACGCCGTGCAGGTCGTGGTCGCCGTGCCACAGTGCAACAGGCTCGGCCCCGGCGAGGCGGATTGCGCGCTGTGCATCGCGGTCGTCCAGCGACCCGGGAAAGGTGACGACGCCGATGCGCATTAGTTCACGGCCTCCGCGGTGCCAACGACGTGAATGCCGACGACATCTTCGATGACAGAGTTCGACAGCACGGTGTCGGCCAACTGCGCAATATCGGCGAGAGCCGCGGCATCCGCCGGCCCGTCGATGGTGATCTCAAAACGTTTGCCGACGCGCACGCCGGTGAACTGGGATTTGCCGAGGCGACCCAGGGCGCCGGCGACGGCCTTGCCCTGCGGGTCGAGCAGTTCGGCCTTGGGCATAACTTCAACAACGATGGTCGGCATGGCGCACTCCGCAGGGCTCGAGGGTGGGATGGCCCTATTCTACAGGCGGCCGGACCCGTCGCCGAGCGCGCGAGCGCGGGGCGGGCGGGCCCGACGAATCCGGGCCGAGCCTATTCGGCGGGAAGAGCGACGACCACATCGATCTCGACGAGGATGTCGTACAACTCGCTGCCGACGGTGGTGCGCACCGGGTACGGCTCGCTGAAAACCGCGGCGTATGCCGCGTTGTAAGCGGCGAAATCGCGCTTGAGGTGCTGGAGGTGAGCCGTGGTTTTCACCACATCGTCCATCGTTGCGCCGGCCGCGGTCACGACGGCCTCGATGTTACGCAGCACCTGGGCGGTCTGCTCGGCGACGCCGCCCGCGACGACCTCGCCGGTTGCGGGATCCTGCGGGCCGAAGCCGGCCGTGTAGAGGAAGCCGTTGGCGACGACGCCGTGGCTGTAGGGGCCGGCCGGGGTTGGCGCGTTGGGAATAAGGATGGCCTGCTTGGGCATGTGTGTCCTGTCGGTTGTGGCGGGGTAGGTGATGACGGGTGCGCGGAACGCTAGCCGAGCTGCTGGGAAACGCGGTGGGCTGTGGCGAGAAGCGCGGGAACGAGTGTCTTGAGGGCGTCCAGATCGTTGACCACTCGGATCGAACTGATCGAAATCGCCCCCAGGATGGTGCCGGTTGAGTCGCTCACCGGGGCAGCGATGCAGTTCATGAAATCCTCGAACTCGCCGTCATCGACGCCCCATCCGGTGCGGGCGATCTCGTCCACCTCAGCGTCGAGAGCCTCCCGCGTGGTCAAGGTATTGGGGGTGTGTGCGGTCCAGTCGGTTCCGGCGAGAATGTCGTCACGGCGCGAGGCCGGCAGCATCGACAGGATGGACTTGCCGACGCCGGTGCAGTGGGGCAGCACCGAGCGGCCGATGCGCGAGTACATGCGTACCCCGGCGGTGTCTTCGATTTTGTCGACGTAGACGACGCTGTTGTCGATCAACTGGGCCAGGTGAATCGTGCTGCCCACGCGCTTTTGCAGCTCGCGCAGTTCGTCATGTGCGATGCGGCGCAGGTCGATCTTGTCGAGGGCTTCCTGCCCGATCGCGATCATGCGGTGTCCGATGTGGTAGCTGCCGTCGGGCCGGTGCACGAGAAAGCCGGCCTGTTCGAGGGTCTGCAGCTGACGAAACACCGTCGAGCGGTGAACCTCGAAATGCGCGGCCATCTCGGCCAGCGTGCGCGGCGACTCGGAAATGAACTCGATGATTTCAGTGGCCCGCTTGATGGTCTGCGACATACGAGCACTCTATATGCACAATGAAGTGCAGCATGTGCAACTCGAGGAAACCGAGTGGAATGTCGCTATCAGTGCAACATATGCAACGGTCTATGCGGATGTTGCAAATTGGGTTTGACATTCTCGCTCTCGGCTCCCTAGTGTGGGGCTGCACCACGAAACGTGCAACGCATGTTGCAAATAATGCAACACGCGCCGGAGGCTAACACCGGAGCGCACTCCCTGCACTGAGTGCACGCTGTGAGAGAAGGATCGATGCAGACCATGCCACCGCTGAGCTCGCCCCCGGCGAGCGGCGCGCGTGACAGCGCGACCGCTGCCGCGCTCTGCCTGGGCGAGACCATGGTCATGCTCGGTGCAGACGAAGGCAGCCTGAGCGAGAGCGCCGTCGCCCGCCTCTACGTCGCGGGTGCCGAGTCCAACGTCGCAACGGGCATCGCGCATCTCGGTCACCACGTCGAGTGGTTCAGTCGCCTCGGCGACGACCCCTTCGGTGAACGCATCCGGTCGTCCCTTGGCAACCGCGGGGTCGACACCCGTCGCGTGATCGTCGATCCCGACCATGGTACGGGTATCTACTTCAAGGATTGGTCGAGCGGCGAGAGCTCGGTCTACTACTATCGTTCAGATTCGGCGGCGGCGCAGCTGAGCCTGGCCGACTTTGCAGGCCTCGAGTTGTCGACGCGTCGTCTCTGCCATCTCTCCGGAATCACCCCGGCACTCTCGCCCAGCTGTGACGCGGCGATGGGGGAGCTGCTGCTCACCCGGGAGCGCGGCGACACCGTGATCAGCTTCGATGTCAACCATCGCGCGCAGCTCTGGTCTGCCGAGGTCGCCGCCCCGCGCATGCTCGAGCTCGCTCGGGGAGCCGACATCGTGATCGTGGGCCGCGACGAAGCCGAGACGTTGTGGGGCACCGCGACCGCCGAGGCGATTCGCGAGCTGTTTGCGGATGCGCCGCTCCTGGTCGTCAAGGATTCCGACATCGGAGCGACGAGCTTCATCGGCAGCGAGAGCTACTTCGTTCCGGCACTGCGCGTCGAGGTGGTCGAGCCGATCGGTGCCGGCGATGCGTTCGCGGCGGGCTTCCTCTCTGCCTGGCTCGACGACGAGGACCCGGTGAGCTGCCTGCGCCTCGGCCACGTCATGGCCGCGCACGTTCTGAGAAGCCTCGGCGATACGCCTCAGCTTCCGCCCCGCGCGGAGCTCCTGGCACTGGCCCGTCTCGACGAGCGGAGCTGGCGTGACCTGCACCTGACCCGCCCGCGGGTCGACGCAGTGTCCCCCGACCGAACCTCGCCGCTCCTCGTCAGCGAAGGAATCGCACTGTGAGCATCACCACCGACACCCTGTTCGCCGGTTCGCCCGTCATGGCGATCTTCCGAAACATGACCCCCACACACGCGACCACGCTGGCACACCGGGCCTGGGACCTCGGCATCGAACTGGTCGAGGTGCCCATCCAGACCAGTGACGC from Leifsonia psychrotolerans encodes:
- a CDS encoding RICIN domain-containing protein, producing the protein MNRLTKAVIAIAGAGAVVVGLLLGGGETLASWTASMRVDASTIAAGSLATTANATSSLTTTFTGSALSTTGSLTLANTGTVAGDYRTALTLGSGSSAALARNIALIAWPVANEAACTAAATPTSAVSGTLAVMPAVTGTLPAQASAVLCLRTTLTSASAVSSGSSVSVTLTATTTSGGWTSTTSSSFVQTFTDAVVPVDTGTWYQLVNTKSKACVSATPSNPANGSDIFQVPSCGQLGTANESWLFTTTANGYTTVSNGLAASSLVWGVAAPATSVAARVQLQTAAAGSPAQQWKPVKLANGLYQFVNLGSGLCLSTDGSSSYGSALQQQPCASTNPAQTFSLNSTGLIMAQAATPPSGAVQLACTSDGWNASLAFPKPVGQSNATTYQVTANGVAISTNASDWYTTVQLGRDNMPVASFSPGRYTIVVTRVQSNGTTTLVGSGTVAVGLPSNRTTTCG
- a CDS encoding sugar kinase; the protein is MQTMPPLSSPPASGARDSATAAALCLGETMVMLGADEGSLSESAVARLYVAGAESNVATGIAHLGHHVEWFSRLGDDPFGERIRSSLGNRGVDTRRVIVDPDHGTGIYFKDWSSGESSVYYYRSDSAAAQLSLADFAGLELSTRRLCHLSGITPALSPSCDAAMGELLLTRERGDTVISFDVNHRAQLWSAEVAAPRMLELARGADIVIVGRDEAETLWGTATAEAIRELFADAPLLVVKDSDIGATSFIGSESYFVPALRVEVVEPIGAGDAFAAGFLSAWLDDEDPVSCLRLGHVMAAHVLRSLGDTPQLPPRAELLALARLDERSWRDLHLTRPRVDAVSPDRTSPLLVSEGIAL
- the purS gene encoding phosphoribosylformylglycinamidine synthase subunit PurS, yielding MPTIVVEVMPKAELLDPQGKAVAGALGRLGKSQFTGVRVGKRFEITIDGPADAAALADIAQLADTVLSNSVIEDVVGIHVVGTAEAVN
- a CDS encoding AMP-binding protein; this encodes MFLSPFPDVDIPSLSIYDYLFTGLAEDDLDRVAVIDGSSGASMTYRTLIDQINRVAGALAARGVGPGTVVGLLCPNIPAFTSVFHGILRTGATVTTINSLYTADDIENQLTDSGATWLFTLSPLYPAAHEAAVAVGLDDAHMFVLDGAGGHLSLADLLGEDAPAPVVEIDPATHIAVLPYSSGTTARPKGVMLSHRNLVANVEQARGLLTVVADDRLLAVLPFFHIYGMTVLLNLAFKQRSALVTMPRFDLTEFLRIMQDHACSYVFIAPPIAVALAKHPLVDAFDLSSVHTILSGAAPLDGALSDAVAARLGCRMLQGYGMTEASPVTQLIPQNALDVSPDSVGYTIPNMQCKLISTATGAEIDLPAEGMSEPGELLVRGPNVMLGYLGNEQATHEAIDAEGFLHTGDIATVSAEGVVKIVDRSKELIKYKGYQIPPAELEALLLTHPAVADAAVIGVLDDDGQEIPKAFLVVTVSGAVTAEEIMAYVAEHVSPHKKVRRVEFIDVIPKSSSGKILRKDLRARETA
- a CDS encoding DUF4232 domain-containing protein; the protein is MIHSGTHRSPLVRATCVAALAVLLGLSACAADPAPAPAASTPSSPPAASTSAPAAPPVPTPTSSFTLGPGGSCDPRQLSLSLEQRGMDSGMGHFYWNLVFTNSSNEPCSLDGIPSVVMAAASTGAPLGNAADPAAAPGAGSVPLAPGASAYSLLSFTAGGVYLCTAPVDALLVTAPNSDAVPAVVPAPNPIEGCDDTEHTLFTVGSLLAVPVTF
- a CDS encoding RidA family protein; the encoded protein is MPKQAILIPNAPTPAGPYSHGVVANGFLYTAGFGPQDPATGEVVAGGVAEQTAQVLRNIEAVVTAAGATMDDVVKTTAHLQHLKRDFAAYNAAYAAVFSEPYPVRTTVGSELYDILVEIDVVVALPAE
- a CDS encoding IclR family transcriptional regulator; translation: MSQTIKRATEIIEFISESPRTLAEMAAHFEVHRSTVFRQLQTLEQAGFLVHRPDGSYHIGHRMIAIGQEALDKIDLRRIAHDELRELQKRVGSTIHLAQLIDNSVVYVDKIEDTAGVRMYSRIGRSVLPHCTGVGKSILSMLPASRRDDILAGTDWTAHTPNTLTTREALDAEVDEIARTGWGVDDGEFEDFMNCIAAPVSDSTGTILGAISISSIRVVNDLDALKTLVPALLATAHRVSQQLG
- the purQ gene encoding phosphoribosylformylglycinamidine synthase subunit PurQ → MRIGVVTFPGSLDDRDAQRAIRLAGAEPVALWHGDHDLHGVDALVLPGGFSYGDYLRCGAIASLSPIMTEVIDAANKGMPVLGICNGFQMLAEAHLVEGGLIRNDHGAFICRDQKLRVENNTTAWTSDFEAGAEITIPLKNGEGGFIASAETLARLEGEGQVVFRYLDVNPNGSLNDIAGVANARGNVVGLMPHPEHAVEPGFGPDTAEAMRSGVDGLAFFTSVIQRTLIGA
- a CDS encoding DUF3817 domain-containing protein produces the protein MSPRLFYRTVAIAEAVTWTLLITGMLLKYVGNAGGLPVLIAGSIHGFVFITYALTAVLVGVNQRWSVKRIVFAVFTAIVPYATIPFDIWLDRNRQLEGVWRKTATDDPRDHTWVSKLLRWFLNHPAILIALFVVGIIVIMSVFLIVGPPGGWK